The following is a genomic window from Hyperolius riggenbachi isolate aHypRig1 chromosome 4, aHypRig1.pri, whole genome shotgun sequence.
GGTTTTTTGTTGATTTTCAGTTTATAATAATTTCCCATATAACTGCATAAATGGCGGATAAGGAGTTGGCTATGCGTTTTTGCTAGGGAaccatccaacagaccaagtagTGCAACCCTAGGGGTTGCTGTGAGATTCATCCCTTTAATAAGAATGCAAAAATCTTATTTCAAGAAAAGAGAGATGACTGGGCGCTCCCAACAAAAATGGAAGAAAGTTCCTACACAGGCAGAGCATTTCCAACAAAGGTCACTGTTGGAATTGTGTATTTTATGCATCCTTGAAATGGttattttttacttgtttttacaTAGCTTATACTAGATAGGAGTTGCTAAGGATGCTGGAGCCAATCACCATGGGAACTGATTGAGATACTGTGCACCCAGATAATTGTCTCTCTAGTGCATGGCTGGGAAGGTTTACCAGAATAGCAAGCCAATAAATAAGTAAAAAGTTGATGAAATTAATCTTTTGTTGACACTGAACATGAAAGCTAAAGCTTATTCTTACTATTTAAATTTTAATCTAGAAACTATAAAATTTGTGTTCAGTAAATAGTTGTTTAATAGATCCTAATCTTACAGCGCAAGTAGACTGTCTAGGTGACTTAGAGTTCAGTATTCCGTTACTTGCTATACATTTCCAAGATTTAGTAGACCCCATCCCCAAGCTGATAATAACATGCTGGATTATAGCCAATAAAGGTATATTGAACTCTGAGTcacctagaccagtgtttctcaacattttattggtaggtaccccttttaaaaccctgtactcaccaagtaccccctaacttagcaaacattatcacaagtacccctttacAATTATATATGGAATCGTTGTACTTGATAAtttgttctaaacaatttccaaacatttactattgcttttatttaactaaaacactaatttggtggtgtttaaatgagatgtatcattttctaaaactcttaatttttttattcttggttaagtatatcaagcctgagtaccccgtggaaccatcagaagtaccccctggggtacgcgtaccacatgttgagaacccagGACCTAGACCATCCACTTGTGCTTTAAGATTGGATTATTTGGTGGGCAACTCCCCAGCCCTGATGTCAATTAaggtcataataataataatactaataataaaggGATTTGAGGTTTACCAGTGAATTACTAGAGTCACAGAACCCACTAAAACCTGACCAGAATTTAGTAATCTGTTGTATATGTGTTTACTCATTAGCAAGTTCATGGATAGTCATTAATATTTGTTGACACGACTCTTcttcaataattaaaaaaaaatcctttttctcttttcttttagaAATCATGGCTTGGAAGTGGCACATCAGCGGAGTTGTAATCTTTGTTATCATCCATCTGACTTATGGACAGTGCCCTAAAGAATGTAAGTGTCTCAGAAGTCAACAGGTGGAATGTTCTGGGCGCGACGTTGTTGAGATACCACACTCTATTCCCCAGAATATTAGGGGCCTTTCACTTATAAACACGGAAGTGACAGAACTACAAGATGGAGTATTGGAAAATATGACAGCCCTTCTGGCTCTGAAAATTGAAAAAAGTGAACTGTCCACTATCGAACCTAATGCATTCAATAACCTTATAAGTCTTCGAATCCTCAGTTTGATGAACAATAAATTGCATGATTTACCGGCTGGGTTGTTTAGAGACCTAGGCAAGTTGGAAAGCCTTTTTCTCTCAAACAACATGTTGGGTCAGATTCATCCTTCATTATTTCTTCCATTATTGAATGTGAAAGATCTCAACCTACTGGGAAACAATCTCCGTTCTATCCCAAGAGGTACTTTAGATCAGATGAGTGGACTCACTAAGCTAAACATTGCCAAGAACAATCTCACTCGCCTGCACCCCAAAACTCTAGAAAAGGTCACCAAACTTCAAACCCTAAGACTTAATGAAAACCAGATAAAGGAAATTCCAGAAGGACTTTTGAATACACTCACAAGTCTTCAGGAGTTTGCAATACAAAGCAACCAGATCAGTCAGCTATTTCCTGGGCTGTTCTCTAACAACCCTGAACTACAAAAAGCATACCTATCAAATAACAAGATCACATCATTGCCAGAGGGACTATTTTTCAACACACCCCAGATTTCTAAACTAACATTGTTTGAAAATGCAATAAAAGCAATTCCTACCGGGGTGTTTGGGCATTTGCAAAAGCTGAAGGAACTCTGGCTATATGATAATCAACTTGAGAAACTTGTAGATAATGCCTTCTCCAATCTAACCCAACTGCAGTTACTCGTTATATCTAGAAATCAAATCCACACTATCTCTCCAGATGCCTTTGGTGGGTTAGAAGAGCTCCAAGAACTCTCACTGCATACCAATGTACTTACTACTTTACATGAAGATGTTCTTCAGGGATTACACAAGTTGGAGAACATATCCCTCCACACCAATAAGATAGACCATCTTCCCGCAGGTGTATTTCGAAATATGGCCACTCTAAAAAACATACAGTTACAGAACAATTCACTGCAGCGGCTTCCGGAGGGTATTTTTGATACGGTAGTCAATTTAGATGAAGTGAAACTTTACAGTAATCCATGGAAATGTGACCTTCAACTCCTTCCACTGAAGAGCTGGATTTCTGACCATCTAAACAAACTTGGGAACTACAGCACAGTTATATGTGCCAACCCACCTTTCGCAGGTGAGCCCATAGCTGAGCTAAATGACCAACAATTAGCGTCATTCATTTCCAAATCCACAACTGCCCCTGTGATGGAATATACCACATCTATGTCTGAAGTAAGCAGCACTGATGCTCCTTTTCATTTTTCCAAAACAACAAATCTGTATAAAACAACCCTCAAATTTTCTGCAACCACAAAAGCAGAAATTTCCGACAAGGACTTCACAGAGGAAACAACTCCAGATTCAGATGACTCCGAATTTGACCCAACCTATGTCCCTCCAGATGATAGGGAGTAtcgtggaaacaggctaattggTGTCGTTGTTGCAATAATAGTTTTATGTTGCATAGCTATTGTATGCACAGTTGTCGCTTGTATACTTTAtaacaaaaagaagaagaaccatgtgGTACTCATGAGGATGAAGCAGCAAAATGAAGCATAAAGAAACTTATATAACTTAAAATTACTGATAAGAACTATTGCAGATTATGAAAGGAATGAATAGATGCACTGTTGAGAGACTGATTCAGTCTTTTTCATTTTTATATGAATGTAGGATGTTTGTTCTTTTACCTTGACATCTATCCAACAACCAATTTTGCAAATGTACTGTCGATAATATATCAAATGTTAAAACCTAGCTACCATGTATAGTTAGTAAGAAATATTCACATTTTAAGAAACCAAACCAAGACCCTAAATGCTAGTTTTATATAAATGATAATGTTATTGTCTTGTTGTCATCACCAAAAGTCAAAATAATGTATGCCTACGGCTGTAAAATATGACAAAAACATACTCAGGAATACAGTGAGCATTCTCATGCCAGTGAATGGGAATTCATTTTTAGTCCtgtctcctgtgatgtaaattagTATAAAGGCCATTGGAAAGCTGTATAGAGAATGAAAGTTGTACATACTTGCACAAGGACATACGGCAACTTTGTTCTATATACAAGGTGTTGGTCTTTTTATGTGTGGGGCTGTTAGTTATAGTTAGGGTCGgttattaaagtggaactgtaaacttgtaaaaaaacaaactgtttcacttacctggggcttccccaagcccccagcagccgtcctgtcccccgccgtttgttttttacaagtttacagttccgctttaagtttttGCCACCTTAGGGAAGGTCACCTGACACTCAGCCAGGCAAAAAGTGTGGCCACTATTCCCCCCCCTCCTTTAGTAAGATGTGCAGATTCTGGCTAATATGCTAAGgctaattccctttttctcctaggagataatttttcatcttctatttaaaataactttccagtatttTTCAAcagaaaaagtactgaaaaggtaaaaattgttttgagtattttctt
Proteins encoded in this region:
- the LOC137571668 gene encoding leucine-rich repeat-containing protein 15-like — encoded protein: MAWKWHISGVVIFVIIHLTYGQCPKECKCLRSQQVECSGRDVVEIPHSIPQNIRGLSLINTEVTELQDGVLENMTALLALKIEKSELSTIEPNAFNNLISLRILSLMNNKLHDLPAGLFRDLGKLESLFLSNNMLGQIHPSLFLPLLNVKDLNLLGNNLRSIPRGTLDQMSGLTKLNIAKNNLTRLHPKTLEKVTKLQTLRLNENQIKEIPEGLLNTLTSLQEFAIQSNQISQLFPGLFSNNPELQKAYLSNNKITSLPEGLFFNTPQISKLTLFENAIKAIPTGVFGHLQKLKELWLYDNQLEKLVDNAFSNLTQLQLLVISRNQIHTISPDAFGGLEELQELSLHTNVLTTLHEDVLQGLHKLENISLHTNKIDHLPAGVFRNMATLKNIQLQNNSLQRLPEGIFDTVVNLDEVKLYSNPWKCDLQLLPLKSWISDHLNKLGNYSTVICANPPFAGEPIAELNDQQLASFISKSTTAPVMEYTTSMSEVSSTDAPFHFSKTTNLYKTTLKFSATTKAEISDKDFTEETTPDSDDSEFDPTYVPPDDREYRGNRLIGVVVAIIVLCCIAIVCTVVACILYNKKKKNHVVLMRMKQQNEA